From one Apium graveolens cultivar Ventura unplaced genomic scaffold, ASM990537v1 ctg1633, whole genome shotgun sequence genomic stretch:
- the LOC141700021 gene encoding uncharacterized protein LOC141700021 — translation MDSSSSSDQYNREQIALRQQKRAAPIKFLIPLIYAPVLPLIRLTLRHKPVLRDRLFTGVLIGAFAHGAYLVGDLYDAESK, via the exons ATGgattcatcttcttcatcagatcAATACAACCG AGAACAAATAGCACTGAGACAGCAAAAAAGAGCAGCGCCTATTAAGTTTTTGATTCCTCTCATTTATGCCCCTGTTCTTCCTCTCA ttCGGTTGACGTTGCGGCATAAACCGGTATTAAGGGATCGGTTGTTTACTGGTGTGTTGATTGGGGCATTTGCGCACGGAGCGTACTTAGT AGGGGATCTGTATGATGCTGAGAGCAAATGA